Within Deltaproteobacteria bacterium, the genomic segment CGTCACCCCCACCTCGTGGCCCTCGGCGCGCAGCATCTGGTGAAGTCGGGTCGCGGTCAGTCGCTGCTTCCCGCCCGTCCACCGCGGCGACTCGGTGAGGATCTCTTCGATCCGTGGAGCGACCCGCTCCGCCACCGGCTTGGCCCGCGGCCCCTCCTCGACGCGCACCGGCTCGGAGAGCAGCCCGAGGTAGCGCTTCACCGTATTGCGCGAGATCCGCATCTCCCGCGCGACCCGTCGCACGCTGACGCCCTCGACGAGCACCTTGTGTCTGACGACGTGTACCTGATCCATCCTCAGCATCCTCCAGCGGGGTGCCGGTCCGTCCGACCGAGCAACTTCCGCTACTTGGGTGCCTGGGGTGGATCAGTTTCCGAGCGGCGTTTGGATCAGTTTCTGAGCGGCGGGATCAGAAGACGCGGGCGGCGCAAAGCGGTTGAGAGATGGAAGGTGGAACTCAGAAAGGCTGCGTCTCGCGATTTCTAGAACCCGCATGGGTTGAGGCCTCATGGTTTGAGTTGACGGCCATGATGGAGAATGATAAGGGGTAGTCAGTTCTCCGCCGCTACGTGCCATGGGGGTCGTTGCGGGATGCCTCAAGCTAGCAAGGGGGTCGCCATGATCAACTCCAGAACTCCAGAACTCCAGAACTCTAAGGGTGCTGCGCCTGCATTTCGTCTTGCCCTCGTGATGCTGGGGGCCAGTCTCGGTGCGGCCTCCGGTTGTCGATCGAGCGACGTCGCGTCGCAGGTGAGGCCTCAGTTCGCCTGGGTCGCCGAGGCGGCGTCAATCGTGCCGGCCGAAATTCAAGCCCTCGCTCGACCGCTGCTCGCTCGCACGGAACGCTTGATACACTCCGTGACCAAGGCGTTTCCGCTACGGGGCCAGACCGTGTACCGGCTCGTGGCCTTCGATGAGGTAACGCAGGCCACCCGGAAATTCGCCGTGGACGCTGCCGGGGCTATCGTCGACTTCGAGTCGCTGGTGAAGCAGGAGCAGGCGACCTATCGCGCGCGCTACGGTGTCCTCGACGAGGCCCTGCAGGCTCGGCTGCTCAGGTCGACCGCTACGAGGGAGGCCGTTGAGATACGGTACCGGCCGACCGGGCATCCGCCCCTTCGACCCGCCTCGGGCGCTCTCCTGAGCGAAGCAGCGCATGAAGCGGCCCTCAATGCGTTCATAGGCCCGAACGCGTCAACACTTGCAGAGGAGATCATCGCCGACGGAGGCCGCGTGATCTCTCGCAACCGGTACGCCCCGATCATCGAGGCCGAGCTACCGCCAGCCCTTCTTCTCGGCAAGTACAAGACGCACCCACTCATCGAAGCTATCGTGCGCTCCGTGAAGGGCGATCCCGTTGTGCGCGGGGCCGAGATCTCGACGGTCGACCTGAACCTCCGCCCAGCGTTCCACTACAACAACTACTACGGCACAGGGGTCATGGTCGGAATTACGGGCGAGTCCGGTTCGGACTCCCAACCAAGCGCCCGTTGCGGCATCTACTTCGGCAACCCCTGGCTCGTCTTTTCCGGTGAGCACCACAAGGTGACGCCGAACACGTGCACTACCAGCGCGGATTGCGCGACGGTCTGCGCGTCGTTTGGCAACCCGGGAAGCTGCGCCGGGGGCCACTGTACCATCTTCCATGCCACGGCCATCGCGGGGATGATCGGGCACACCTACAACGTGATCTCGCCTCGACAAGCCCCTGCGGTCCAGGTCTTCAACGTTAACGAGCCCTTCACGGTCACGCCACATCAGGACGCGTTGGCCTGGTTATTCAGCCACGGAGTTCGCGTGACCAGCAAGAGCTGGGGCGGTCCGGTCAACATCTACGCGCAGGATTACTACAGCATCTTGGGCCTAACGACCGTCGAGTTGGCCGGCAACGCCGCGGACGGCTATCGGGGCGAAGACGTCATGGCAGGCTGTCACTCCGCCAACACTCTCTGCATCGGCGCCTACACGACGACGACGAGCTTCTGGGACACCACGAACACGAAGAATCGCGCGATCTGTACGAAATGGACCTTCGGGTGTGATCGCGAGGAACCGCACCTGACGCTTCACGGCGCAAACGCTACGACGACCCATTGGGATCCTGCCGATGCCGACGGACTTGTCACCGGCTCCGGGACGAGCTTGGCAACCCCCGCCGCGGCCGGCCTCGTGGCTCTGTTGCAGCAGCGGTGGCCAACGCCGTTCCTGAGCTGGCCAGAGGCGGTGCGGGCTACGCTGATGGCGTCCGCGACGATCGACGTCCTCCCCGTGCCTGAGATGCCTGGCAAGACCTACTCGGACTATCTGTGGCCCGACGAACGGGACGGCGCCGGCGTGCCGAACGCGATCCGCGTCGAAAGCATGATGAACAACCTCCGCGTCAGGACTCACACCATAAACAAGACGACGAGCTTCGACGGCAACGGCGAGATGCTCCTCATGCGGGTGTACCTCACGGCCGGCCAGCGGCTCCGGAGCGTGATCTCCTGGGACGCGTGCCCGGATGCCACCGTCGTGGACCCCGCAGCCAACGGCACCCACGCCGACCTTGACCTGCGGATCAGGCGAGTTGGCACCGGAGAGGTGATCCGCGACGCTGCCTCGTATGATGGAAGCTACGAGATCACCGAGTTCGTGGCTCCTACAGCGGACCACTACGACCTGGTGCTTCAGCGCTTCGGCTGGAACGCCTGCGGTGCGCTTCCCGTCGACACCACTTACCTGGGCTTTGCCTATGACGTGCGCTAGGCGGATGGTCCTGGTCACGGTATGCGGCGCGCTCGCGGCCAGCGGCTGCGGGTCGTCGTCACGCACGACGCCGCTAAGCGACGGGCGTAGCGCCGACGCCTCCGCCAGGGACCGAGGTGTCGCGGATGCGCCCGCCAAGGATCGAGACAGCGCCGACACGCTCGCCAGGGACCGAGGCAGCGCCGACGCGCGCGGCAAAGACAGGGGCACGGGCGACGCGCTCGTCTGCACCTTCGAGACCATGGGATGCAAGGGGAGCGAGGATAAGCGCTCCTGGTGCTGCTGGTCGGACAAGCAACCCTACCCGTGCTGCCCTGGCGCTATCCATGGAATGGTGTGGTACGCCTGCAATCCGACCACGGGGAAGTGCTATTCCTTCTGCAGCGACTGCACGCCTCCCGGGTTCACCGTCAGGTGGGACGGCGGGCCCGCGTTCTTCGACGCGCAGCACTGATCGCGAGTTCTACGCGCGCTCGAAGAGCCCCGCCGCCCCCATCCCACCCCCGATGCACATGCTGACCACGCCGTACCGCCCCTTGGTGCGCGCGAGCTCGTAGAGCAGCTTCGCGGT encodes:
- a CDS encoding S8 family serine peptidase — protein: MINSRTPELQNSKGAAPAFRLALVMLGASLGAASGCRSSDVASQVRPQFAWVAEAASIVPAEIQALARPLLARTERLIHSVTKAFPLRGQTVYRLVAFDEVTQATRKFAVDAAGAIVDFESLVKQEQATYRARYGVLDEALQARLLRSTATREAVEIRYRPTGHPPLRPASGALLSEAAHEAALNAFIGPNASTLAEEIIADGGRVISRNRYAPIIEAELPPALLLGKYKTHPLIEAIVRSVKGDPVVRGAEISTVDLNLRPAFHYNNYYGTGVMVGITGESGSDSQPSARCGIYFGNPWLVFSGEHHKVTPNTCTTSADCATVCASFGNPGSCAGGHCTIFHATAIAGMIGHTYNVISPRQAPAVQVFNVNEPFTVTPHQDALAWLFSHGVRVTSKSWGGPVNIYAQDYYSILGLTTVELAGNAADGYRGEDVMAGCHSANTLCIGAYTTTTSFWDTTNTKNRAICTKWTFGCDREEPHLTLHGANATTTHWDPADADGLVTGSGTSLATPAAAGLVALLQQRWPTPFLSWPEAVRATLMASATIDVLPVPEMPGKTYSDYLWPDERDGAGVPNAIRVESMMNNLRVRTHTINKTTSFDGNGEMLLMRVYLTAGQRLRSVISWDACPDATVVDPAANGTHADLDLRIRRVGTGEVIRDAASYDGSYEITEFVAPTADHYDLVLQRFGWNACGALPVDTTYLGFAYDVR